TGTTTTAAGCCCAGCCCATCTTCCAACTCTTGATTCTGGACCATCTGCCCCTATAACGATCTTTGCCTTTATGTCAATTGTTTTATCCATATTTTCTGCCTTAACCAGCACATGGTCCTCTTTTAAGGTAAGTTCTCTAGCCAGAGTTTTTACCATAATCTGGCTACCAGCACGGGCAGCATCCATAGCCATATGTTTGTCAAATACCTTTCTCTCCAGATTATAACCAGTTTCAGGAAATTTAACATTCTCTTGATTAAGCCAAACATCAATCCCTCCGGGTGATACAAGACGAACTCTATCTATTTCTGCAGCTACCCATCGGTTGCTGGGTTTAATGCCTAATTTTTTCAAACCATTCTTTGAAACACCTTCAGCACATCTTTTAGGAGCTCCAATCTCTGATTTTTTGTCTATAAGTAGCACTTCAACACCACCCATGGCGGCATGTTTGGCTGCAGATGAACCTGCTGGGCCCGCTCCAACTACCAGAACATCGGTTTCTATCATTTTTATCATGAATTCACCTCATTTTCCAGGGCTTTGACAGGGCAAACCTGGATACAGATCTTGCAATCTTTGCAATCTTCTTTGTTGAATTTTAAGCTATTTTCCCTTACTTCTATGAGATTATGGGGACATGCACCAGCACATTCCCCACAATACATGCAAAATTCCTTAACTCTCATGTCAAATCCCTCTTAGTAAGTTTAGTAACTATTTTTAAATTACTACTTAATGTAACCACTGGTTTTCATAGTATATAAAATTTTCTATTTGAAGTTCAAAAAGGATTTAAAATTTGATGAAAAGCCAATAAAAAGAAGATAAAATACCAGTTTGGATATACAACAAAATTTAAAAATAGAATACTGTCTTATTGATTCTATTTCTTATTTAAAACAACATAAAATGATCTATGTAAAAATCAGTTTAACTTTCTATGGAATTCATGACCATGTGTCTCCAGAGATCCATGGAATCTTCTATAAACTGTTCATGGTTTATTCCCTGACTTTCCAAAACATTTAAAGTGCTGGGACTCAATCTCACGATTCTTTCAGCAGTTACGGCAATAAAAACAGCTAATGCCATAGGTTTTAGACCCTTTCGCATGGTCCCATCATCGATTCCTTTTTGTATCGCATCACAGATTGTTTTCATAATGTCTTTTGTCAGTAAATCGATTTCTTGGGCATGTTCTATTTCCCTGAGCTCGAATCTCTTTGATCTTGAGTAGAGATAAGCATCATGATAGTCAGGATAATTTTTATAAAATTCAAAATAAGCCCTACCTGCTTCTTCGAGTTTTTCTATTCCTGTTTCATTGGACTTAACTTTCTCTTTAAACATTTTGTTAAAAATTTTAGTTCCACGTAAGACAATAGCAAAGTATAAAGACTCTTTATTTTTGAAATGACGGTAAATTACAGATTTATTAAGCCCAACTTCTCGAGCTATATCGTTCATGGAAACATCGTCATAGCCATTTAGGAAGAATAACTTTTCGGCTATATCTAAGATATAGTTACGCCTCTGTTCGTTTTTTTGTTTCCTTATATCTTCAGTTGACACTATAATCACCTAAATAGTTTAGTAGAGATCAAATGTTTTCATGTAAGATGCTGATTAGCACTTTGCAACTTGTATCTAATGTACATTATCAAATTGTTTGTATCATAACTCAATAAATTTAATATTAATGTATTTGGAAGTTTAAATGCACTTATGCCACGTTTTCAAATTAATATATATATCTGTCCTGCAGTTGAAAAAAATCCAAGCAGTGCACCTATTATAACCTGAGACAGGGTATGTTCCTTTAAATAGACTCTGCTCCACATCACGACAGGGATTATTAATGTAAATAATATTCCAGCTGGCCCGAAAACATATATTAATGCTGCTGCTGGTCCGGCAACTCCCATGGAGTGAATACTTATTTTCCAGTAGAGATTTATGAAAAACACTATTAGAGTATTTGAAAAGTAGCAGAACATTAAAACAGTTGTTATTAACGGTGCATTAAGTAAATACAGCACAATAACTCCTATTGAGTAGGATAGAAGTACCAGTAAAAGAGGATAGTTCCTATCTGTTCTTTCAGGTATATCCATGTCAATTTTATTGTTATTTCCATTTTTACCTTTAAGCCACCATAATACAAGTAAAGTGGGCATTAAACCCGTAAAAATAACACATGCACTGGTAATTATTATAAAATCTGCTAAATCAAGTAAAAAATAATTAATTAGTGCAAACACTGGAATTGAAATTAAAGGGGCGTAAGCAGCATTTGAGATAAACTCTGCAAATTGTTTTTTGGAATTTTCTGTGATTTTAAAATAGATTGTCATGGAATTACCTTATAATGACTACTGATTGAGTAGAACAAGTATTTATAGTTACAATAGTTTAAACTTTAATCTTCAATACAACTGAAAGTCCCAACCTAATTCCATACATAAAGTTTGAAAATGTATTTTCCACTACTTTTAAAACCTACAGAAACATCATTTGCTTTTTTTATATCTCCATGGGATACAATGGTTTTATTAAGCGCGCTGATTTCCATCAGGCTGTAATTTGAATTTCCAAGGGTTTTATTCAGGTAAGGGCCTGCTATTTTCCCTGCTTCCTGGATTCCTTCCTTTGAATTATTGTTTAAAGTAAGAACAGACGCTGTATTTTGAAGAACATTGGAACTGGTCATAATTTCCAGTGTATCCTGCGCATCCTGAATATAGCGAACCTGTACTGATTCTGGAACACACACATTAGCCACTGCAGTAATAATGATAAAAACAGGTATCAGGGCTAATACCGCATCTAAAGTAAATATTAATCCTTTTTCATCCATTAAAACCACCATTTTAGATTTAAATAATTAAAAATCCATTTGGAGTCAGGCTTGTTGCAAGCATAACCATGTTTATTTCTCTGTGTTCTCTAAAGCTTCCAAGTTGCCAGTTTTTCCTCTGGCTCCAAAAAGTTTCAATTGCATCTGCAAGTGATGAATAGTTTATGAGGGATGCAACCATTTCCTGGATGAAACTATCCCTTTTAAAACAGTTTTTATTATCAATAAACCATTTTTGAACGCTTTTAACACCTTCTATTCCAATTGAAAGTCCTAATTCTCGAAATGCAAGGCGATATTCTGGTGGAACTCCCAGAGGGTTGCTCTTTACAAATGAACCGATCCCCATAAGAGATGAGTTTAAAATCAGTTCAAGCAAGTTACTGTAATCTTTATATCCTTTCATAATGAACTGTGCAACTCTTGAAGCATCAAATAAAAGCCCTCCAATCCCAAGAGGGTCACTGGTAGCCCAGCTCATACCTCTGCAGATATCTGCCATTTCCTGAATTTCTCTGTCAAGCTGTGGAATATCTGGTTGGTTGAATTCCTTGGCAGCTATTTGAAGCTCATTATAGGTTACAAAACCGTCCAGTGGGTCATGCTGTCCCATTGATGGAACAAGAGGATAGCTAAGGTCAATGCTCATTTTCCAGTGCATTATTTTCTTTTTCCTGTTAGCCGAAGTAGTGAACCCAGCATGGGCAGTCTGCGCCAGTTCAACTGCCCATTTAACATAAACTGGATCTTCTGTGACTATACTTACCTTATTAAGTGCATGCATCCATTTTGTGAGGTAATGATAGTATTGTCCGTCCTGATCCCATTCTAAGCGCTGATCCATTGGTTCGTATGGTTTTCGTTCATTCAATTTCTTTCCTATCCTCAATCCACCAATTGTGGGATGTTTTTCAGCTTCAATACCTTCAAAACCGCTGATCCATCCAGATCGATGGTCATCATCCCTGTGCTTACCTAAAACATGGTGAACCTGATCTACCAGGCGGAGTGCAAGATCAAGATATTGTTTATCTCCTGTCTGTCTGAAAAGCTCAAGGTAGTTGCATACTGCAAATGCATCAGTCCACAGATATCGTTTTGGACTTTTACTTACTGGTTCAAGTCCGGTTAAGCTTGCAAAATCTATCATAATTTCTTTTACCATTTCAAGGATATTTTGTTCCATTTTATCATTCAGATTAGTTTTTGAAGTAGCATATTTAATTTTAAGTGGTAAATTTTTTTAGTTAAATAGCAAATTAATGTTTAATAGAATATTAGTGAATACTAATTATCATAATGTTATTATACTTTTAATTCTATGTGTAAAATCAGCATATTTATAATTAACTAAAGAAAGAATCATCAGGGAGAACTGGAAACATATTTTAAAAAAGGATGCCGTCAAGTAATTAATTTTGACATCTTAAATTTTCTGCTTTATTTTACAGTTTAAAGCTGTTTAATTTATCCTTTTTTGATTTTGAATTACTGGACAACTCCAAAAGGAGTAAAAGAACTATTTTTCCCTTATAAACTTTACCACTCTGTTTTTTTTCTTTATTGCATTTAAAGCAGCTTTTTCAACCTTTTCACGCATTATATCAAAATTCTGAGGTTCTGTATCTCCAACAATTTTTTTAATCTTTGTATAAGCTGCTTCTCTAAAGAGTGGCTTTAATTCTTCTTCAGCACCATCTTTTATAAGTTTCGCTTTTCCACTGTCATCAACATAACCAATTTTAGATATAGCTACATCTACGCTTGATATTGCTTTTTTAACCTTCTCTGCAACGTCTTCAGGGGCAATTATCATCAGAGAATCTATAGAAACTCCAAGAGGGTCAATATCAAGTTCTTCAAGCATATCAAGCACTTTTGGATTTATCAGTTCTCTTATCTTATCATTGGAGAATGTTAATCCAAGCCCTGTTGTCCTTGAAATTTCATGTGCATCTCCACGAAGCCCACCGTTAGTAACGTCGGTCATGGCATGAACTTCAGAGAGTAATCCTGCATTAAATATGGCTTCTGATGCCTTTATGAAGTTTATATCCATTGTTTCACGTACTACATCAAACATGCCGTGATATATGGCTGTTGTGGTTATGGTTCCTCCTCCAGAACCTTCAGTCATTAAAATAACGTCCCCAACTTCAGCGCGCTTCCTTGCAGTTGGAGGATATTCTGATATTCCTATTGCACCCACGGCGCTCACTAATCTATCGCCTAAAACCATGTCTCCACCAACTCGAAGCGTACTTCCAGCTACAAGTGGCACGTTTACAAGTTCTGAGACTGCACAAACTCCTGCAGTAAAATCAAAGAGTTTTCCAACGTCCCCATCATCTGCAAGGTGTAAATCGCTTATAACAGCAACTGGATCTGCTCCCATGACACAAACATCTCTAAGTGCAGCTCTTGCAACGTGAAATCCTCCTAAAAATGGATATTCGCTTAAACGGGAGTGTATACCATCAACCGCTGTTGTTATGTAAACATCATTTGATTCAACGCTTTTTTTGACCACTCCTCCATCGTCTTGAGCTTCAGGAGTTATAAAAGCGCTAGTGTGTGTGCTTGAGACAATATCTGCTATTTTTCTGTGAACGAAGAAATCTCCTTCACCTCGAGAACCAACACCAATTTCACCCATTGCAACATCTGCCCGGGGATACTCTATTAATTCCTTTAAAAACCCATCAGAGCATGATTCAATTTCCAGGGTATGTTTTACCTCTTCAATTACAGCATATGCCATTTTTGAAGCCTGTTCTGGATTAATATTCTTATATTCCAGAATTTTATCTTTCAAACTTTGCTGGATTGATTTTTCATCCTCAGTTTTTATTGCATGCCTTACGTAACCTTCTATGTCCACATAATATTCTCCTTTGAAGTTTTAAATACCATTTACAAAGTTTTTCAAAATATTTAAACCCTTTTCTCCGCTCTTTTCAGGGTGAAACTGTGTAGCAAAGACATTGTCCTTGCATATGGCTGCTGGAATGTCAATTCCATAACTTGTGGTTGCTGCTATGATATTTTCATCTTCAGGCTTTACATAATAAGAATGAACAAAATACATGTAGTCATTATCTATTCCTTCAAGTAAACTGCACCTATTTTTAATTTCTAAATTATTCCAGCCCATGTGAGGTATTTTTAAACCTTCAGGTAGGCGTAATACTTCTCCTTTAAGTACATTTAATCCTTTTATTCCTTCACTTTCCTCACTTTTTGTAAATAGAATTTGCTGTCCTAAACATACACCTAAAAATGGTTTTCCTGCATCTATGTGTTCATGGATTAAATCCTTGTAGTTTTCAAGCTGTTCCATGGCCTTTCCAAATGCTCCTACTCCCGGTAAGATCAGGGCATCAGCTTTTTCTATTTTCTGGATGTCTTGAGATACGATTGTCTCTTCACCTATCTTTGAAAAACCATTTTTGATGCTTTTGAGATTTCCAGACCCATAATCGATTATAACTATCATTTCATTTACCTAAATTAAGGAGATACAGACTTATCATGCGCAGCTCTGGCATAATAATCGTTTACACGGATAGTATCGTCCAGATGTGGTGTTGAAACTTCGTGTAAAACTGTATTTTCCATTGCAACTATTGAATGAAGCTTTCCTGGCTCTATTCTTACTGTATCATTCTTTTCAAAGTACTCTTTACGGTCTTCAAATTCTATGTAACCTGCACCACCTAATATGTACATGGTTTCATCTTTTTCAGCATGGTAATGGAAAGAGGTCTGATAGCCTTCTCTTATAAATAATTCCTTTGTAAGATACTTTTCTGTGTAAATTAACACTTTTTCATATCCCCATGGTTTATCTTCCCTGTTTTTATATTCCTTTTTAATTTCTTCAAGTTCTTTGGAGGTGTCTATTGCCATCCAGAATAAACCATTCTCTTTGTAATAACCAAGCTGATTTTCCTTGGCCATCATTGGAAATACTGTTTTTTCAATATCTCCCACTTCAAAATCGCCGAAATTAATTTCGCCGTTTGAAAAATAAACTCCCCCGTTTATGTAATAATCAAGAAGAGGCTTTTCCTTAAATGAAACAAGTTTATCCCCACTTATTTCAACTATACCATATGGTGAAACCATTTTGGTGATGAACATGGAAAGAGGATAATCTGATTTTGCACCCTGATAAATCATCTTTTTTATGTTTAAATCAGCTACAACATCTCCATTCCGTATTACACACTGTTCACCTTTGTTAACATGTTCCATACCTAATCTTATGGCATTTAATGTTCCGAGGGGCTCGTCTTCTATTACGTATTCAATTTTCATTCCATTGTAACTGTTTCCATATCGTTCCTGGATTTTTTCGCTTAAAAATCCGGTTAAAAGAAGCACACGTTCTACACCAGCATTTTTAAAATCAAAAATTTGTTTATCAAGGATAGTATAATTGTTCTGACCCTTTAAAATGGAGTAATTATCTTTAATTTCAATTAAAGGCTTGGGAATTCGTTCTGTAAGTGGTCTTAATCTTTTTCCAAAGCCGCCGCAAAGTATCATGCCTGTGGTACTGTTCATTTTATCACCAAATAATCCATTACTGTTATTTTTATTTTCACAGATATTAATCTGCTGGAGATTTGAATTTCAATTTAAATATACATATTAATCTATTTTTTTATTCAGGACTTTTTTTACTGCATCACCAAAATCTGAACCCACAATTTCATGCACACCTAAGGTTTTAGCATGTGCATCAAGTTCTGTGACAACATGGGTGTAACCTAACTCTTTTAAGGGCTTAACAAGTCTCGGACCGTCTGTTATTGCTAAAGTCTCTGCATTCAGTGTTTCTATGGGTAGTGCATGGGGCACTCCTGCAACAACAACAAAATCTACATCAATATCCTTTAAAGCTTCAACAGCTTTTTTTCCAGTTACCGGATATTCATCAAGCCCACCGGTGATAACATCAATTTCAATGCCGTTATTTTTGAGTTCTTTTTTGATATTTGCTGCGTGTTGTCTTATTCTTGGAAGTCCTGTGTTTTCATCGAGGTTTGCAATTATAAAAGGCATATTATTGGGGTTTATTTTGTTAAATTGAATTTTCAATATGTCTGAAAATAAATATGATGTTTCTTTTTTTGCATTTAACACTATCACAGTCTTTTTGTTGTTTTTTAATTTTTCAACAAGTATGGAAGCTATTTCATCCTTATCGTCACCATACGATGGGGCTATGTAACCTCCTTTGGCCATTCCTCTGGTTTTTTCTATTTCTGTAGCTAATCTAAGCATTTTTGACTGTCTTTCTGTTTCTTCTTTTGAGATTATCCCTCCATTACTTGCCGCTTCTAAAACTGCTATTGCACCTTCTGTATTGTCTCCTTCGCTTAAGCCTCCGTGAGATTCAACAATAAGTACTTTAGCATTTATATCTGCGTTTGAAACAGCCTCTTTAAGGTCTTCCCCTATTATCATACTGGCGCAGGTTCCAACAATTCCCACAAGCTGGGGAGAGAACATGGAATCCACTTCTTTCAGTGTTTCTTCCAGTTTGGCTGATGCTCCAAAGATAAAATCATTTTCAGACATTGCAGTGGTTACAACTCTTACACCGTCATTTTCAAGGAGTCTTCCTGTTCTAAAACAACAGCCATGAGGGCCGTGCAGTATGATAACGTCAGTATTCATGTCTCTTAATGTATATAATGATGCTGCGATTGGACTTGGTCTTGGATGCAAATTTTCACCTCTAAATAGCAATTCAGTGGTAAACCATGTTTTTTGAAATAATTTGTTATGAATGGAATGTTAATAGTGCTCTCTGTTTATATCTTGATCAGTTTTTTATTTATATTTAAAGATTCTATAGAATTTAAACATCGAGTCTTAAAATGTTTATTTAATGTGGAGAACAGGGCATATTCAATTTTTGAATAAAATCAGATGTTAACTTTAATCACCTGGAAATTTAAATTTAATGTGATATTATTGGAATGATAAGTTAAAAACCTGTTAAATTAAAAGTGTTGAAGAAAAAACACGATTACAACCTATTTAAAAAACAACCTCTACCATTCATAGAAACATTAAAGAACACATGATTCAAGTACCAGAGGATAACAAAATATAACAAAGAATTAAGAAGAGAAAGAGTTGCATCGGGATATACGATAGGTAAAATGAAAAAATATAAGATCATGAGATCCAGATTCATTATGTTAAGGAGTTCTAATGAATAAAATCAGCTTTTCATTTATAATAATCATTATATCAGTAATTATATTAGCAGGATTAATGGATTATTCTGATTTATATAAGGATTATCAAAAAGAAGGTTTAAGTCTTAATTCCATTGGATCATATTCTGTTCAGGTATTGGGGAGCGCAGATTATGGAGTTGTTTTAAAAAGCGGGCCTTACGGGAACCTAAACAGAACACAAAAAATTGCTTTTATTGTGGGAGTTCATCCATTAGAGATAAATTCTCATAAAACCATTGCTAAATCTATTTTAAGCTTAAATAAATCTGCTAATTATTCTTATTATATCTATAGCGTGAATGTTACTAAAGATAGGGATTTGTACAACGAGGGAAGAATGAATGGGCAGCTGCTGGCAAGTAAATTTGCTGTTCCAGATATAATACAGAATAACTATGATCTGGTGGTGGATGTGCATTCTCATAGCGGGGGTAATTACCTTGAAGAATTTTTCATCTTTGCTCCCAGGGAGGATGTTAGATCAAAGTCTATTGCCACCAAACTAATAGCTGAATTACCGGGAATTGTTTATTATCTACCTCCTAAAGAAAAAGGTCCAACAAGCCCTCTTTATGTTACAATACCCATAATAAACTCTGGAACACCAGCAATAATATATGAAACCTATAGATACGAACCATATGAAACGTCTTTAAAGCATGCTGCTGATTTTATAAGGGCAGTTGAAAAAATTGAAGTGAATTGAAAATGATAATCAAAAATTTAATAAAGGGAAAATTTGTAGAGAGGCCTAACCGATTCACCGTAACGTTCAAATACAATAATAAAATTGAAAATGCACATTTAAGAGATCCTGGAAGACTTAAAGAACTCTTAATTGATAATGCAGACTTGATTTTAAGGCCCGCCTTAAATACTGAAAATAGGAAGACTAAATTTGATGTAATAGGCGTTTTAAAGGAGAATTTGTGGGTATTAATAAACTCTGGGTTTCATGAGAGTATGGCTGCCGATTTAATTGATTCACAAACTATAAACGAATTTAAAGGTTATTCTGTTGAAAAAAGAGAGTACACTTACGGTAAAAGCAGAATTGATTTTCTGCTTTCAGCTGAAAAGAGTGCAAAAATGCTGGTTGAAGTTAAAGGATGCACGCTGGTTGAGGAGGGATTGGCCAAATTTCCAGATGCACCAACTTCAAGAGGTAAAAGACATGTTAAAGAACTCATAAAAGCCAGAAAAAAAGGATTTAATGCATCGATATTATTTTTAATAACCTGTGAGGATGCAAAATTCTTTTCTCCGAATTTCAAGATGGATCCCCATTTTTCAAATGCTTTAAAGGAAGCATATAAAAAAGGAGTTAACATAATTGCTTATTCATTTAAAAATAAATACAAAAAAGGAATTTTGGAAATAAAACCTTTTAAAAGAATTAAAATAGGTTTTAAATCTTTAATTTAAGTTTATGGGCAGGATGCAATTTCCAGGTGAATACTTATCATAGATTTATTTAGTTTCGCAAAAAAACTAAAAACAACAATTTCCATGCCTGAGCATGTTGAAAAGGATATCCCTACAAACCTATTAAAGGATCACAGATTAATGCTATGAAACATACATTTTTCATAAAATCAGAGTATTTTAACCATATCTACAAATTATTTTACTACTGATAATACGATTTCTCGCCTTTTTTTAGCCCATTTCCTGTATTTGCAATTCATCCTATATTTCTCTGTACTTATCCAGAAAATATTGGTTTAACGACTTTATGATACTCATATGGCTATAATACTAATTTGTATATACTGATTTAAACAGATTTTAACCTAATTCGATCCATCAATTAATAAGACCCAAGATTTAAATAGATCTAAAGAACAAACACATTAATCGAAGTTCTCCTATGCAATAAGCTGATTTAATGATATTGTAAATCTGATTAGATATGAAAAACCATTATATCTTGCAATAAACACTGACAACAAATTTGCATACATTGGAACTTGCCAAACCGAACCAGTAGGAGAACAAGAAGGTGTATAAAGAAATTAATGGATAGAGAGTGATGATATGGGCGATGATGGCAATAAACCTATAAGAGGGTTGGATAGCAATATGTATAACGCAGTAGTACTGATAGCTGCATTAATAGTGCTTGGTGTAGCATTTGTTTCAACTAGAGCGGGACTAACTGAAGCTAATGATGTTTTAGCACTGTTTAGTGGATTAACAAGTGTAATTGGTATAATCATAGGAGCATATTTTGGTATAAATGTTGGCGCTGCAGGAAAAAAGGAAGCAGTAGCTGCAGAAGCAGCATTAAAAGAAGACGCAATGAAAAAACGAGAATCTGCATTAGAAAAAAGAGACAACGCAATACAAGCTGCACAGGATTTAGCTCTACTTGTAACACCAGACCAGATAAAAAGCTTAACTCCAGAAACACAGCAAATATTCCTTAAAAACTTTAAACAATGAAAAAAAGAGTTTAAAAAGGGTTTGATTAGATCAAATCAGATAAAATTTTATTTTAAAAAAATAATACAGAATTTCTATTTACTTCCTTTTTGAGTTTTTTTTTGATGTTTTCACATAACAAGGAAAGGGGATATCATAATTATGGATAAAGGCTATTACAGCTACTATAATTATTTAGTTGGAATATCAAGGTTTAGGATCCTTCCTATCATCTTCTAAGGAAAGATTTCAAAATAAAGAAAGTTTTAGGCCTTTTAAGTTATCCTTTAAGCTCTTAAGCTCTGATCAGTTAGTTTATAGTTTCAGCATGCAGAGCATCATTAACAGTGCCTGGTTCAACAGGCTCTAAGTTATTAAAATAAAATACATGATATTCAGAGAGTTAATTTTAAAAAAATAAAAAAATGAAAGAGTTTTCAACTTAACTCCCATCTTTGTCCAGTTCTATGTTTAATGGTGGTTCTTGGAACTCTAACCCATCTGGATCTCCATTTAAACTTCCATTTACCTCCCGATCTATACCAGGATCTGTACCATCTTTTAACTCTAATAGTAGCAGGCACGCTAACCCATCTGGATCTCCATTTAAACTTCCATTTACCTCCGGATTTATACCAGGATCTGTACCATCTTTTAACCCATCTCATAACAGGTACTCTAACAGTGTACGTGTAAGCTACCTGACGGTAAACATTATAGGTTTCACTGTACACTGAGGAGTTAGTTCCCAGATTGTCCTGTGCAAAGAACCTGAGAATGGTAGTTCTGACAAAGTTTAATGGTGCAGCGTATACTGCACTGGCATTTGTTGGTATGCTTCCATTAGTTGTGAAGAAAATCCTTACAGGATCATATCCTCCGCTTGATGTTAAATTAACAGTTACATTGTTGTAGTAGTTACCTCCACGTGGACTGGCTGCAGCGGTTGGAAGAGCTGCTATCTGGATAGACGTATACACAGTTTGAGTATCAACTGCTGCGCTTACATTAGTAGTTCCGGGTGTGTTTCCAGCAGTGAAAGTGGTGTTTGCTGTGCTGTTAGTGGTATTACCCGAAACTGGATCTACAGTTCCAAAGGTACTGCCCCAAGTTACTGGTATTCCATCCATAAGATAGGTTACATTGTGTAATGTTCCGTTACTATCGTGTCTGAGGTCAGCAGCCACAGTAGAATTTCCTCCAGTGTATATATTGTCTGGTGTGGCGCTGATGTTAAGTACCAGCCACGGTGTAAAGGTCACGTTACCAGAAATCAACGCTGCTGTTACATTGTTAGTACCAAACCAGTTGAGGGTTGCATTCACTGCATGTGCAGTTGCGGTATTAATGATGGCAAATCTGCCAGCTACAGGAATTATTCTGTTGAAGTTTATCCTGTTTCCGGTGTGCGGTCCTGTACCAAGGAAGATTCCATCATGAGTGTTGTTGGTGATGGTGTTTCTGCTGATGGTGTTGTTGGTGGCAATAATAGGGATGTTGATTCCATTAAGTAGGTTTCCGGTTATGTTGTTGCCGCTGATGGTGTTGTTGGTGGCAGTCCTGATGTGGATTCCATCCCTCACGTTTCCGGTCACGTTGTTCATGCTGATGGTGTTGTTGATGGCAGTAAGGATGCCGATTCCATCAACATTGTTCCT
This window of the Methanobacterium sp. genome carries:
- a CDS encoding phosphatase PAP2 family protein encodes the protein MTIYFKITENSKKQFAEFISNAAYAPLISIPVFALINYFLLDLADFIIITSACVIFTGLMPTLLVLWWLKGKNGNNNKIDMDIPERTDRNYPLLLVLLSYSIGVIVLYLLNAPLITTVLMFCYFSNTLIVFFINLYWKISIHSMGVAGPAAALIYVFGPAGILFTLIIPVVMWSRVYLKEHTLSQVIIGALLGFFSTAGQIYILI
- a CDS encoding sugar phosphate nucleotidyltransferase — protein: MNSTTGMILCGGFGKRLRPLTERIPKPLIEIKDNYSILKGQNNYTILDKQIFDFKNAGVERVLLLTGFLSEKIQERYGNSYNGMKIEYVIEDEPLGTLNAIRLGMEHVNKGEQCVIRNGDVVADLNIKKMIYQGAKSDYPLSMFITKMVSPYGIVEISGDKLVSFKEKPLLDYYINGGVYFSNGEINFGDFEVGDIEKTVFPMMAKENQLGYYKENGLFWMAIDTSKELEEIKKEYKNREDKPWGYEKVLIYTEKYLTKELFIREGYQTSFHYHAEKDETMYILGGAGYIEFEDRKEYFEKNDTVRIEPGKLHSIVAMENTVLHEVSTPHLDDTIRVNDYYARAAHDKSVSP
- the hisH gene encoding imidazole glycerol phosphate synthase subunit HisH, which produces MIVIIDYGSGNLKSIKNGFSKIGEETIVSQDIQKIEKADALILPGVGAFGKAMEQLENYKDLIHEHIDAGKPFLGVCLGQQILFTKSEESEGIKGLNVLKGEVLRLPEGLKIPHMGWNNLEIKNRCSLLEGIDNDYMYFVHSYYVKPEDENIIAATTSYGIDIPAAICKDNVFATQFHPEKSGEKGLNILKNFVNGI
- a CDS encoding 4Fe-4S binding protein — encoded protein: MRVKEFCMYCGECAGACPHNLIEVRENSLKFNKEDCKDCKICIQVCPVKALENEVNS
- the cfbD gene encoding Ni-sirohydrochlorin a,c-diamide reductive cyclase catalytic subunit yields the protein MHPRPSPIAASLYTLRDMNTDVIILHGPHGCCFRTGRLLENDGVRVVTTAMSENDFIFGASAKLEETLKEVDSMFSPQLVGIVGTCASMIIGEDLKEAVSNADINAKVLIVESHGGLSEGDNTEGAIAVLEAASNGGIISKEETERQSKMLRLATEIEKTRGMAKGGYIAPSYGDDKDEIASILVEKLKNNKKTVIVLNAKKETSYLFSDILKIQFNKINPNNMPFIIANLDENTGLPRIRQHAANIKKELKNNGIEIDVITGGLDEYPVTGKKAVEALKDIDVDFVVVAGVPHALPIETLNAETLAITDGPRLVKPLKELGYTHVVTELDAHAKTLGVHEIVGSDFGDAVKKVLNKKID
- a CDS encoding AIR synthase-related protein; its protein translation is MKTEDEKSIQQSLKDKILEYKNINPEQASKMAYAVIEEVKHTLEIESCSDGFLKELIEYPRADVAMGEIGVGSRGEGDFFVHRKIADIVSSTHTSAFITPEAQDDGGVVKKSVESNDVYITTAVDGIHSRLSEYPFLGGFHVARAALRDVCVMGADPVAVISDLHLADDGDVGKLFDFTAGVCAVSELVNVPLVAGSTLRVGGDMVLGDRLVSAVGAIGISEYPPTARKRAEVGDVILMTEGSGGGTITTTAIYHGMFDVVRETMDINFIKASEAIFNAGLLSEVHAMTDVTNGGLRGDAHEISRTTGLGLTFSNDKIRELINPKVLDMLEELDIDPLGVSIDSLMIIAPEDVAEKVKKAISSVDVAISKIGYVDDSGKAKLIKDGAEEELKPLFREAAYTKIKKIVGDTEPQNFDIMREKVEKAALNAIKKKNRVVKFIREK
- the sfsA gene encoding DNA/RNA nuclease SfsA, translating into MIIKNLIKGKFVERPNRFTVTFKYNNKIENAHLRDPGRLKELLIDNADLILRPALNTENRKTKFDVIGVLKENLWVLINSGFHESMAADLIDSQTINEFKGYSVEKREYTYGKSRIDFLLSAEKSAKMLVEVKGCTLVEEGLAKFPDAPTSRGKRHVKELIKARKKGFNASILFLITCEDAKFFSPNFKMDPHFSNALKEAYKKGVNIIAYSFKNKYKKGILEIKPFKRIKIGFKSLI
- a CDS encoding TetR/AcrR family transcriptional regulator; the encoded protein is MIIVSTEDIRKQKNEQRRNYILDIAEKLFFLNGYDDVSMNDIAREVGLNKSVIYRHFKNKESLYFAIVLRGTKIFNKMFKEKVKSNETGIEKLEEAGRAYFEFYKNYPDYHDAYLYSRSKRFELREIEHAQEIDLLTKDIMKTICDAIQKGIDDGTMRKGLKPMALAVFIAVTAERIVRLSPSTLNVLESQGINHEQFIEDSMDLWRHMVMNSIES